In Capra hircus breed San Clemente chromosome 5, ASM170441v1, whole genome shotgun sequence, the DNA window GgcaggccaggtttccctgcTGAAACAGGCCTCGCGGCGAGGGCGCTCCTGGCCCAGGCGTCTCACCGGAGGTCAGTGACACTTCCAGAAACCGCGCAGGCGCGGTTCCCGCACCCTCAGCCCCTGGTTACCAACTGCACACGTGGAGGCAAGTTGAGGGGCAGGGCCGGGGATGGGGCGGGGGGCAGGCTGCTTGGTCCTCATGCCAAAGCCAGGGGGTTGTGGAGCTGTTGGCCCGACTAGACGCAGTGGCTTGTTCAGCCCGGGGCCAGGCGGGGAAAGGGGCTTCTGGGGGTGGGGTCACCGCTTCTCCAGAAGACGAGGAGAGAGGCCTTAGTGACCCCCTAAGAGGAGAGGCTCCCTCGAGGCCATCTGCACACAGGCCCCGTCAAGACAAGAATGGGCGGACGCCTGCCCAGTGCTGGGTGTGGGAAGGCGTGGGGGCTTGGCAGGTCCCTGTGAGAAAAAAATGCCACCCCCCGCCCCTCCTTTGACCCtgtcacacacaccccacccccacccagccctcCCCTGCTGCCCCCTCACATCCGGGGACTCAGCGTGAGATGGCTGCGGATGCACACGCGCGGCGCGGCTCAGGACACGGTACACAGGACAGCAAAGAAAAGATCCCAGCTTTCCTCTGGGAAAGTCAGGACCTGCCCATGGCTGCTCCCCCCTCCCAGGGGAGCagcgtggggggggggggggaaggcctgcgggggcggggcgggggcgcggaaGGGCGGGGGGACAGCGTGTCAGGAGCACTTCCAGACACACACAGCCAGGGTGCCCCCGAAGTACAGGTAGAGGAGGTTCTTCACCTCGTGCGTGATCTCAAAGCCGAAGCCTTCGCCGATCACCACGTGCCAGGAGGAGCCGAACTTCTTGTCCATGGTCTCTTTGATCATCTTGGCAGCGCTCTGCAACGAGAGCAGGCTCGTCAGGGGCGGGCGGGTGGGAGCAGCTTGCGGGAGAGAGGGGGCGAGAGTCAGCGCCCTCGCGGGGAAAGAAGTCTCGGCAAGAGAGAGGCCGTGACTGCAGTTCAGCTCAGAACCTTCGGGTGGCCACACAGCTACCTCAGCGGTCTAAGACACCGGTGAGGCCGGCAGGGTGGGGCATCGGGCCTGAGACGGGGCCCCGGCTGGAGCTCGGAGGCTGCTCTCAGCCCTCAGTGAGCCAGCGCGCCTGAGCGCACAGTGCGCATGGAGCGATCGCCATCGTCACAGCGACGGCTCACGGCTACCTTCAGGGAGCacagaggccttccctggtgcGTCTGGTGGGCTCTGGGAGAGAAGCTGGCCCTGCCTCCCTCAGCTGCGACAGCGGCGCCCCTCGTCCTTCCCAAGCTCGCTCTTTCCAGAGGGCTTGGGAGGGGCGGAAGCCCGGCCTTTGCGGAGTGAAGCCCCCAGGCTCCGGCACTTGCTGTGCACTGGCCGCGCCCTCTGCCACGCCAGGCGCCTCACCCACATCATTTCAGGACGTCTGTCCTTAGGACCACCCAGCGAGGAGGCAGCATCCTCGACCCCTGGCACAGACCGGGAAACTGGGGCCCGGCGATGAGAACTGGCCTGTCCAAGGTTAAAGGGCTAGGAAGGGGCTGGAGACTGAGATCTGAGCTTGGGCCTGCCTGGCCGGTGCACAGTGGCCAGGACCTGCCTCCCCCACAGGCTGCCACCACGCTGGGTTCCTTCCTGTTCACCAGCAGACTGATGAGTGATTTTCCTGTGTCCCTGCCTACCTGTGGTGTCGCCAGCACCTAGGACCATGCCTGGCACAGGGATGGTGTTTAACATCTTTGcagaatggatgaatggatacatgaaTGAATGCCTGGGCGGGCCTCTGTTCTCCACTGGGATGGAGCCAAGGGGCAAGGTAACCTATTCTGCAGCCCACGTGAGACGGGGCACGTGGACAGGGGTGTCACAGAAAGTCCCCCGGCTCTTCTCCCTCTAGCACTGGGTCAGTGCCTGAGATAGCGCCAGCCCCTGCTCTCACTGGCCTTCCCCAGGCTCTAAAAGTTTCCCAGGAAGGGTCTAGCCTGGCCCCAGCGGCACTCTGTGTAGCTGGCTGCGGGGACTGGGGCCACAGGGGTCACCCAAGACACGAGGGGCCGCACTGATGGCAATACCTCGTTGTTGTTGGAGAATTTCTCACAGGCCGTGACACACAGCTCCATGGTCTCCACGCGCATCTCCTCTGGCATGTCCGAGTGCTGGAGGCAGGGCGGGGGACAAACAGAGACAGCCTTAGCCTGTGACCTGGCTTCTGGGCTGGCCTCTCGTCCCAAGCTTAAGGCATGGGCAGAGCCCAGAGAGATGACCCGTCTGCTGATGGAACCGAGCAAGGCCTCGTGGGCTCTTACGCCCGGGGCCCCTGTGCAACCAATGCGTCCCAGCGACACACAGGGGAAGGCGGCTGGCCCAGACAGGAGCACGCTGGCCACGGAGATGCTTTACCAGCAGCCTCAGGGCccagctgactggctcagatcctGAAGAGATGGTGCAGCCGCTCTGAGGGCCCCCTGCTTTTCTTCCTGGCCCTCTCTGGGTGCCCTCCTCTCCTGGGCTCCGTCTCTGTCCTCGCCTCTTCAGCTCCTGCTCTCCAGGGATCCCGCCCTGCTCTCTGGATGCAGACATCTTCTAGGAGGGCAGGGTTCCCACATGCTCATCCTTACTTTAACCTCTTTTTGGGGCTCTGGATTCCTATGTCCAACTGCCTACTTGCTAGCCTCAGAAGTCTGAAAGAAAGCTTGATATTCCCCCACAAACCTCCGTCTTCCCCCTCTTGGTAACCGACACTGTTTTCTCTCCCACACTCAGGACAAAACAAACCCTAGCAGTCACCCTTGGCCTGCTTTCCCTCACACCCAGCATCCAGTGTGCTGCTGAATTCTATTGCTCTCCCTTCAACTTCTGTCTAGAACCCTACCGTCTTGCCATCTCTGCTCCGTGACCTGGACCCAGCCACCCTCTCTCCCTGTGTCTCTGCAGTAGCATCCTGGTTGATCTCCCCGCTTCCACTCGGGTTCCCTGAAATCCATTCTCCATCCAACAGCTGGAGGGCTCTTTCTGAAACATTAAACAGATCACCAGACTCCTACTCCTCTGCTGAAGGCTCTTCACTGTTTCCCTTTGAAGTCAGGGTGGGATCCCCGTTTCTCACTGTGGCCCCCAGGCCTGGGAGGCTGGCCCGGCTGTCATACTGACACTCACGTTCAGTGCCCCCTCACTTGGCACTcattccagccacactggccttctgCCTGCGCCTCCCAGATGCTGAGCTTGCTCAGGCTTTCCATGCCTGCTGCTTCCCCTGCCTAGAGAATGTTCTCCAGACTCTCACACGGCGTGCTCCCTAACTTTATTCAGGTCTCTGATCAGAGAGCCCTTTCCAAAAGCCAATCTTTCCTCTCCAGCTCCTTACTTCCGCTTTATTCTTCTTCAGGGCACTTGTGACCTGAAATTATGTTCTTTAAACCTTTTTTTCACGGGGGCCAGGCTTCTGTCTTGTTCACTCCCATATCCACAGTGCCCAGAACAGCGCCCGATATGTAGTAGGCGGCCTAAGtaattgttgagtgaatgaatggatgaatgaaagagTGAATCACTGTGGGCGCCCCCTCCGTCTCTAGGCTGGCCAGCAGAGCCTGCCATAACCTCCTCCCAATGCTATCCTGCAGGGATAAGCTCCcccttgcctctctctctccaagGCTCTTGGGCCTTGCCGGccacctgcccccctcccccgggCCTTACCCTGACCAGAGGGAAGGTCTGCAGTCGTTTATAATCAGCCTcatctttcttcccttctgtttCTCCCATGATACTTCCACTGTgaccaggaggagagagggatgcTTTCAGGAGGTGCTGGGGCTGGTAATTAAGACACACCCAGGAGATTCAGGAAGCAGGCCCTGCCAGCTTGGTGGAAGCAGAAAATGTCTTTCCCCAAGGGGTGCTgtagaaaacaggaaaaaccaGGAGAAACGAGTTGGCTTAAAAACTATACATCACAAATTAGAAATGTCTCAGTAACAATCTGACACCTCCCCGTCTCAACTCCTCCACATCCTTTTCCAAATGGCCAGCAAGTCTGGAGACGGGAAGATGAGTCAACACGAGATGCTGGGACCCAGTTAAGAACACGCTGGTACGATGCTGCAAGCCCACACTGTCATTATCCAGACAAATACTGACTGTGGGCCAGGCCGAGGGTGGAGCCTTCAGCTTGCAATTAACGAACTTGGCTTCTCTGCTAGGCTACTATGTACATCGTTCTTGCTTCCCGGCAGAGGTGGTCAGGAAGTGAAATGTCAGGTCGTGTTCAACAGTCCTGGGCTTACGGGCAAGCAAATGCCTCCTTCTGCAGGTCCTGGCTCTAGAGGAGAAATGTGACCAGTGACGCTCTGCACCCTCCTTGGCGTGCCAGGCAGCCCGGCTCTTCTCGTCCACTCCCTCAGGCCACCCTGTCCTGTCCAGCTGGCCCAGGAGTTGGGAGGCTCAGGCCTTAGTTACTGGTCCTTCTGCTCACTAGTTATGTGGTTTTgggcctcagattcctcatcagTAACATAAAGGTGGTCACATCTATCTTGTGGGACTGTTACAAGAATCAAATGAGATGGCGTACgccaggcacatagtaggcactcagcaAACACCCAGCAAActgtttttccttccctctggCTCCCCAGAGATTCACACAAGGATATGATGGAAAAGTTATAAAGCCTAATACACATgcatagatttcttttttctttccaaatcttACGGAAAAACAGATGGGGCTTTTCCTTAAAAGATGGGCCTGGATCCTAAATGACTGGAAGCAGTGCTTGAAACTCAGTGTTTCTCTCTATCCTACACGTCAGTTTATCCTATAACTCAAAGAACTTTTAATCTCAGAAGTACAACTAATATAAATGAAAACGAGCCACCACATCACTAAGCCCCTTTTAACTGTCCGTATTGGACAAATGggcgtccctgatggctcagcagtagagaatctgcctgcagtgcaggagccgcaggcTTGAGCCCTGActtgagatgatcccctggaggaggagatggcaacccactccagtgttcttacctggagagtcccacagacaagaggagcctggcgggctatagtccacggggttgaaaagagctggatAGGACTGAGTCGGTATGCAAATACAGCCAAACAATGTTATAATATTCCAGCATCGCTcacatttccaaataaatttaattttcactGCACAGCCCCCGAACCCTGAGGATGCCCAGCGTAGTAACGAACAGGTAGGTAATGAAGGGTGACATCGGCTGGGTTTCCTGCGGGCTAGACACTGTTCCAAGTACTCCATGTGCATTTACTTGGCCCTGCGCCACCAACCACCCCATGAGTTAGGTCCTGCATGTAAAGGAGGCATCGCTACCCTGAAGGCCACTCAGCTACTGGGCGGCAGAGCTGGAGCTGACCTGGGATGGTCTCCGACACAGGTGATCCTAACACCGTCCTCACGTCACAGGGCCTGCACACAGCAAGCACACGAGGTGGGCGCCCACACACCTTGCTCCCTGAGGCATGACCACGAGCACGGCTCCCATGGTCCCAGCAGTGAGAAGAATGTTAGAGCGTCCCTTTTGGTGTCCCCCCGTCCAGCGCTAACTTGATCCTTGTTTGGTCAAGCCTTGAGCTTTTTGGGCACATTTTCTCTGGGCGGTGCTCTCAAGTTTACCCCCTCTCTGGTGCTGCAGAAATCCTCAGCGCTACTCCATGTGGTCGGCCCCCTCAAGCGAAGCTGGAAGCCTGGCATCACCCTCTGCCCGGCAGAGGAGGAAGATCCTCCCCCCCACTGCCCGGGTATGCTCTGGTTTCCCAGCGGACAGACGGCTCCTCTTATCTCACCATCCTGGGCATTTGTACCACCCAGATATTAGCGGTGTCTGTTTGTCTCTACATATAAGCTGACAGACGACCAAGTACGATATCGTTGTCCTTTCCGCTTGTTTCTTTATTTCACAAAAGGCAGTGAATCATCTTGTCTTTTCTCGTTCCTATTAAGGCCCCATTCCCCCCGTCCTCCTTGCAGTTATTTGGTAAAGGCCACTTTGTTGCCTCCTCCCCGACATCATCAAGGGGTGACAGAAGGTGGGGGCTACACTGATGTAAAAGGATTACATCCTTTGTATGCTTTGCTGTCTCCCGACAGTGGGAACAATTTATGACGCTGAAGCAGCTGCTTTAGGCCCCTTCCACCCGAATATTTCAATCCGATTCAATTCGGCCTCTGGGCTAACAAGTGCCAGCGTGGAGGGGAGCTCAGAGGCAACCGTGCACACGTCTGccctcggggacctcagggtccgtGACCACTGC includes these proteins:
- the DNAL4 gene encoding dynein light chain 4, axonemal, whose translation is MGETEGKKDEADYKRLQTFPLVRHSDMPEEMRVETMELCVTACEKFSNNNESAAKMIKETMDKKFGSSWHVVIGEGFGFEITHEVKNLLYLYFGGTLAVCVWKCS